The Rhododendron vialii isolate Sample 1 chromosome 8a, ASM3025357v1 genome has a window encoding:
- the LOC131298197 gene encoding protein SOSEKI 2: MEGSGRGRRSSSREMTTGTTRSPERARVGGASVLKPTRPVVVIKPTFRKVQVVYYLCRNGLLEHPHYMEVAHLAHQPLRLKDVMDRLTVLRGKGMPSLYSWSCKRSYKNGYVWNDLGENDVIYPSEGAEYVLKGSELIQPCTEKFQQLQVSNLSQEVPDPTFHKKRKPVATKRQCDQPEADVNCRSEEEEEEEEEEGDNDDDNQDGDEEGEYEDKKTCSMTMTPPPQHGSRCSRRVSELTHKNKNTSTELTLDDSSPPSTTSSTISDKAHDNNNASMRFEDGDPISFESSLSRNSVLLQFISCGGSASFRAMKTVPVVSQQRPPSCTASRKSTGSNLHKGVLCKRATKAEEEAEMISCMSENPRFGNLQAEEKEYFSGSIVEERAQVEPVGLKRSNSYNEERCSSKAEVAETVECEPKREKAGAAAVTAKCIPRMKSSSSKQTKK; encoded by the exons atggagGGCAGCGGCCGGGGGAGGAGATCATCGAGCAGAGAGATGACCACAGGTACAACAAGAAGTCCAGAGAGGGCCAGAGTGGGAGGAGCAAGTGTATTGAAGCCGACGAGGCCAGTGGTGGTGATAAAGCCCACTTTCAGGAAAGTTCAAGTGGTGTATTATCTGTGTAGAAATGGACTGCTTGAACACCCACATTACATGGAAGTTGCCCACCTCGCCCATCAACCTCTTCGTTTGAAAG ATGTAATGGATCGACTCACAGTTCTCAGAGGCAAAGGCATGCCCTCTCTCTATTCCTGGTCTTGTAAAAG GAGCTACAAGAATGGGTATGTGTGGAATGACCTGGGAGAGAATGATGTTATCTACCCATCAGAAGGAGCTGAATACGTTCTCAAAGGCTCTGAACTCATTCAACCCTGCACTg AAAAGTTCCAACAACTTCAAGTTAGCAACCTATCACAAGAAGTCCCGGACCCCACATTCCACAAAAAACGCAAGCCCGTGGCTACAAAACGACAGTGTGATCAGCCAGAAGCGGACGTCAACTGTAGgtctgaagaagaagaagaagaagaggaggaggaaggagatAATGATGATGACAATCAAGATGGTGATGAAGAAGGAGAATATGAAGACAAGAAGACATGCTCTATGACTATGACCCCACCACCACAACATGGCTCTCGTTGCTCTAGACGAGTTTCTGAGTTAACTCACAAGAACAAGAACACTTCAACTGAGCTGACTCTAGATGACTCGTCTCCGCCCTCTACTACTTCTTCCACCATCTCTGACAAGGCCCATGACAACAACAATGCGTCTATGAGATTTGAGGATG GGGATCCGATTTCCTTCGAGTCATCGCTGAGTCGCAACTCGGTACTACTCCAATTCATTTCGTGCGGCGGCTCGGCGTCGTTTCGCGCGATGAAAACCGTGCCAGTCGTGAGCCAGCAGCGACCACCGTCGTGCACGGCCTCGAGGAAGAGCACCGGGAGCAATCTTCACAAGGGGGTGTTGTGTAAGAGGGCGACAaaggcggaggaggaggcggaGATGATCAGTTGCATGTCAGAGAATCCCCGGTTCGGGAATTTGCAAGCAGAAGAGAAAGAGTACTTCAGTGGGAGCATTGTGGAGGAGCGAGCTCAGGTTGAACCTGTGGGGTTGAAGAGATCAAATTCATACAATGAAGAAAG gtgTTCTTCCAAGGCTGAAGTGGCTGAAACAGTGGAATGTGAACCGAAGAGGGAGAAAGCTGGTGCTGCTGCTGTGACAGCAAAATGCATCCCAAGAATGAAGTCGTCGTCGTCGAAACAAACCAAGAAATAA